The following proteins come from a genomic window of Pleuronectes platessa chromosome 2, fPlePla1.1, whole genome shotgun sequence:
- the necap2 gene encoding adaptin ear-binding coat-associated protein 2, protein MAEDNSYESMLCVKPEVHVYKIPPRASNRGYRAADWKLDEPSWSGRMKITAKGKIAFIKLEDKNTGELFAQAPVDQYPGCVVESVTDSSRYFVIRIEDGNGRHAFIGLGFADRGDSFDFNVALQDHFKWVKQEGELAKMEASEVTAPKLDLSFKEGQTIKISIGNIKKKDAGGVKPRGAVGGLLPPPPGVKAGGMVQPPGGQEAVPAVQTNTDTLLDFGSQVPAAQPSSDGWGDFTSAGSNSSKDAVKSGWVQFS, encoded by the exons ATGGCAGAAGACAACTCTTATGAGTCCATGCTCTGCGTCAAGCCCGAGGTCCACGTTTACAAGATCCCTCCGCGCGCCTCTAACCGTGGATATCG TGCTGCTGACTGGAAGTTGGATGAACCTTCATGGAGTGGAAGGATGAAAATCACTGCGAAAGGCAAGATCGCTTTCATAAAGTtagaagacaaaaacacag GAGAGCTGTTTGCACAAGCTCCAGTCGACCAGTATCCAGGTTGTGTGGTTGAATCAGTCACCGACTCCAGCCGGTATTTTGTGATACGGATAGAGGATGGCAATG GACGTCATGCTTTTATTGGTCTGGGCTTTGCTGATCGTGGAGACTCATTTGACTTCAATGTTGCTTTACAAGACCATTTTAA ATGGGTGAAGCAAGAGGGTGAGCTCGCAAAAATGGAAGCTTCTGAGGTCACAGCCCCGAAGCTGGACCTGAGCTTCAAAGAGGGCCAGACAATCAAGATCAGCATTGGG AACATCAAGAAAAAGGATGCGGGTGGTGTCAAACCGCGGGGGGCGGTTGGAGGTCTGCTCCCACCCCCACCAGGCGTAAAGGCTGGAGGCATGGTGCAACCTCCTGGAGGACAAGAGGCAGTCCCAGCTGTTCAAACTAACACGG acACTCTTTTAGACTTCGGTTCCCAAGTCCCTGCAGCCCAGCCCAGCTCGGACGGTTGGGGGGATTTCACATCGGCAGGTTCCAA CTCCAGTAAAGATGCTGTCAAATCAGGATGGGTGCAGTTTAGTTGA
- the LOC128451831 gene encoding SUZ domain-containing protein 1: protein MGTSFEEVTSQRSGLKKMEDDEVADSWEEAADSGEIERRFEAKLKINQEAKKSSLGSGVSLVRTAMVIQDDSQPAAPPPQIRILKRPTNNGNAAASSSRPSQQMKSLAQREAEYAEARKRILGSASSEETSQDTPCHDRPARLSAQQPSEPVHPHNHVIRQPTGPDGTSGFRLCR, encoded by the exons ATGGGAACTAGTTTTGAAGAGGTAACCAGCCAGCGGtccggtttaaaaaaaatggaggatGATGAGGTTGCGGATAGCTGGGAAGAGGCAGCGGATAGCGGG GAAATCGAGAGAAGGTTTGAAGCtaaactgaaaataaaccaGGAAGCAAA GAAGTCTAGCTTGGGCTCAGGTGTTTCACTTGTGCGAACTGCGATGGTAATTCAAGATGACTCTCAGCCGGCAGCACCCCCACCGCAAATCCGGATTTTAAAGCGTCCCACAAATAACGGTAACGCTGCCGCGTCCTCATCCCGTCCCTCTCAGCAGATGAAGTCTTTGGCCCAGAGGGAGGCAGAATATGCAGAAGCCAGGAAAAGGATTTTGGGTAGTGCTTCTTCAGAAGAAACGTCTCAGGACACTCCATGCCACGACAG GCCAGCTCGTTTGAGTGCGCAGCAACCATCAGAACCAGTTCATCCACACAATCACGTGATCCGCCAGCCCACTGGCCCAGATGGCACCTCAGGCTTTCGACTCTGCAGATAA